From Brucella pseudogrignonensis, a single genomic window includes:
- a CDS encoding RluA family pseudouridine synthase — MAGVEQKTVATDEAGMRLDRWFKVHFPGLGFGHLQKLLRSGQVRVDGGRAKSDTRLQAGQSVRIPPIGGDETPTGPVTARTIRSQDDGDVLKQMLIYEDPKVYVFNKPAGLAVQGGSGLVRHVDGMLEAWRNKKGEKPRLVHRIDRDTSGCLVVAKTRGAAQALTAAFRERDTKKTYWALVKGVPRKREDKISTWLVKEQTPDGDKMRVCQHGEPDSDHAVSYYRIIEKVGNNLTWLEMEPYTGRTHQLRVHAAHIGHPIIGDPKYFEADQNWEFPGGIQKKLHLHARRIRIPNPSGGMIDVTAPLPPHMVQSWNLLGFDEADTEE; from the coding sequence ATGGCAGGCGTTGAACAAAAAACTGTGGCTACAGACGAGGCTGGTATGCGCCTTGATCGTTGGTTCAAGGTCCACTTTCCGGGGCTCGGCTTTGGACACCTGCAAAAGCTGCTGCGCTCCGGTCAGGTTCGCGTTGATGGTGGGCGCGCAAAGTCAGACACACGTTTGCAGGCTGGCCAGTCGGTCCGCATTCCGCCGATTGGTGGCGATGAAACGCCAACTGGCCCCGTGACAGCGCGTACCATTCGCTCTCAGGATGATGGCGATGTTCTGAAGCAAATGCTGATTTATGAAGATCCGAAGGTCTATGTTTTCAACAAGCCTGCGGGTCTGGCAGTGCAGGGCGGTTCCGGCCTTGTTCGTCATGTCGATGGCATGCTGGAAGCGTGGCGCAATAAAAAAGGCGAAAAGCCTCGCCTAGTGCATCGTATCGACCGTGATACGTCAGGCTGCCTTGTTGTTGCAAAAACACGTGGCGCTGCACAGGCACTAACCGCCGCATTCCGCGAACGTGATACCAAGAAAACCTATTGGGCTTTGGTGAAGGGCGTTCCACGTAAGCGCGAGGACAAGATTTCTACCTGGCTTGTCAAAGAGCAGACGCCGGATGGCGACAAAATGCGCGTTTGCCAGCATGGTGAACCGGATTCCGATCATGCTGTCTCTTATTACCGGATCATCGAGAAGGTCGGCAACAATCTGACCTGGCTTGAGATGGAACCTTACACAGGCCGCACGCATCAGCTGCGCGTTCATGCGGCGCATATTGGTCATCCGATTATTGGCGATCCAAAATACTTCGAAGCTGACCAAAACTGGGAATTCCCCGGCGGCATTCAGAAGAAACTCCATCTTCATGCACGACGCATTCGCATTCCAAATCCATCTGGCGGCATGATCGACGTCACCGCTCCACTGCCACCGCACATGGTGCAGTCATGGAACTTGCTGGGCTTTGATGAGGCAGACACGGAAGAGTAA
- a CDS encoding DMT family transporter, whose product MSGAGGESAAGTVPGKAAFDGLAIALVMFIMFTWGLNQVAIKIGNRGFNPMLMAAGRSALGGVCVFLWCYWKHIPLFRRDGTLKPGILAGLLFGVEFVLIFLAMELTSVGRVALLMNVMPFWVAIGSHFLLGERMSMRAFIGMCVAFFGVVIVFADNSSRPGPYALYGDILALISGMLWGMTTIVIKRSKLASAAPEKTLLYQLAVAAIVPLPFMFLSGPLIREPDLLSVLSFLFQSMFVVAVTYPLWFWMISRYPASKLSNFAFLTPAFGVLLSGLLLNETLGWKIFAALALIGLGLIIINRRGKAGATS is encoded by the coding sequence ATGTCGGGTGCTGGAGGGGAATCGGCAGCGGGAACAGTTCCGGGCAAGGCGGCATTTGACGGGCTGGCAATAGCGCTTGTCATGTTCATCATGTTCACATGGGGGCTCAATCAAGTTGCTATTAAGATCGGCAATCGCGGTTTTAATCCCATGCTTATGGCCGCCGGACGTTCTGCATTGGGCGGGGTTTGTGTCTTCCTTTGGTGTTATTGGAAGCATATTCCGCTTTTCAGGCGCGACGGAACGTTAAAGCCCGGCATTCTGGCTGGGCTTTTGTTTGGCGTTGAATTCGTTCTGATCTTTCTGGCGATGGAGCTGACAAGCGTTGGGCGTGTCGCCCTTTTGATGAATGTCATGCCATTCTGGGTGGCAATCGGCAGTCATTTTCTGTTGGGCGAACGCATGTCGATGCGCGCCTTTATCGGCATGTGCGTGGCATTCTTCGGTGTCGTGATCGTATTCGCCGACAATAGCAGTCGGCCCGGACCTTATGCGCTCTATGGTGATATTCTGGCACTGATATCTGGTATGTTATGGGGGATGACGACGATTGTCATCAAACGTTCGAAGCTTGCAAGTGCTGCACCTGAAAAGACCTTGCTTTATCAGCTGGCTGTCGCAGCAATTGTGCCGCTGCCATTCATGTTTCTAAGCGGCCCCTTGATCCGCGAGCCTGATTTGCTTTCGGTTCTGTCATTTCTGTTTCAATCGATGTTCGTGGTGGCCGTTACCTATCCTCTGTGGTTCTGGATGATAAGTCGTTATCCCGCTTCCAAATTGTCAAACTTTGCATTTCTGACGCCTGCGTTTGGCGTGTTGTTAAGCGGATTGCTACTCAATGAGACACTTGGCTGGAAAATCTTTGCAGCACTGGCTCTGATCGGACTTGGCCTCATTATTATCAACCGACGCGGAAAAGCCGGAGCAACTTCATGA